The following proteins come from a genomic window of Mucinivorans hirudinis:
- a CDS encoding Neopullulanase, which yields MVMYTNMITQFVMRKLTLLFLPLLIVACSGSQLKYDVAYNRDLASVVKYAKDTNHLYLTDFFPTMGSADSVTSSVVEVTSLGDDWSEFQAVVKENTPWLSVLKIWKNGTATDLLAYKQEVIAATINYNGKAKEVFVTGQMSAWQRNVLPLGTTDGENWSITLKLPAGNYQYLLVVDGKDMLDPSNPDRESNGSGGFNSLLKLQGVDPAKAPIITTDRLVGNNISIITANNPTQAIAFWQNIQIETKIEDGKIIVAIPDNSLERSFIRVWASNENGIANDVLIPLKNGKVVAQADSLDRKDKHRNILYSLMIDRFNNGNVANDKKLNQADVLPIVDYMGGDIKGITEKINAGFFDDLGITTIWISPITQNPYDAWGLNQNPATKFSGYHGYWPIYVTAIDERFGTKEELEELLETAHSHGLNVILDYVANHVHINSPILKEHPDWTTPAKTPDGRDNLELWDEFRLTTWFDKHIPTLDLERAAVYEPMTDSALYWIANFDFDGFRHDATKHIPETYWRTLTAKMKQRFPDRDLYQIGETYGSPELINSYVKSGMLDAQFDFNVYDAATSAIGSSQGSMRSLASALQSSLDTYGYHNLMGYITGNHDRARFISLAGGSLSFDENAKAAGWTRKITVGDSSSYDKLSLLEAFIFTIPGVPTVYQGDDYGIPGGNDPDNRHMMIFNDYNPRQQKVKDNLKKLATLRKGNLALIYGDMVPLYADDNVMVFVRNYMGNVAVVGLNKSDKEQVVDVTIPIGLDLSKVSANFGNALNISNNNIKITLAPLSFEVATN from the coding sequence ATGGTGATGTATACCAATATGATAACACAATTTGTGATGAGAAAATTAACACTACTCTTTTTACCTTTATTAATTGTTGCTTGCTCGGGCAGTCAATTAAAATACGATGTGGCGTATAACCGAGATTTAGCATCGGTAGTAAAGTATGCCAAGGATACCAACCACCTCTATCTCACGGACTTCTTTCCGACAATGGGCAGTGCTGACTCTGTCACGAGCAGCGTGGTGGAGGTTACTTCTCTTGGGGACGATTGGAGCGAATTTCAGGCAGTTGTCAAAGAGAATACACCTTGGTTGTCGGTGCTCAAAATTTGGAAAAACGGCACAGCCACCGACCTTTTGGCTTATAAACAGGAGGTTATCGCTGCAACGATAAACTATAATGGTAAGGCAAAAGAGGTTTTTGTGACAGGACAAATGAGTGCTTGGCAGCGCAATGTATTACCATTGGGCACAACTGACGGCGAGAATTGGAGCATTACCCTCAAACTACCCGCGGGTAACTATCAATACCTTTTGGTGGTGGATGGCAAGGATATGCTCGACCCCTCGAACCCCGACCGCGAAAGCAACGGCAGCGGCGGATTTAACTCGCTCTTGAAGTTGCAGGGAGTAGACCCCGCAAAAGCCCCCATCATTACAACCGACCGCCTTGTGGGTAACAACATCAGCATAATCACTGCCAACAACCCTACGCAGGCAATCGCCTTTTGGCAAAATATTCAGATAGAAACAAAAATTGAAGACGGCAAGATTATTGTAGCTATTCCCGACAACAGTTTGGAACGCTCCTTTATACGCGTTTGGGCAAGCAACGAAAACGGCATTGCCAACGATGTGTTGATTCCCCTGAAAAACGGCAAAGTGGTGGCGCAAGCCGATTCTTTGGACAGAAAAGATAAGCATCGCAATATACTCTACTCGTTGATGATTGACCGCTTCAATAATGGCAATGTGGCGAATGACAAGAAGCTAAACCAAGCTGATGTACTACCCATTGTCGATTATATGGGTGGTGATATTAAGGGTATTACCGAGAAAATCAATGCCGGTTTCTTTGATGATTTGGGCATAACCACCATATGGATTTCGCCAATCACCCAAAACCCGTATGATGCTTGGGGGTTGAACCAAAATCCGGCGACCAAATTTTCGGGCTATCACGGCTATTGGCCCATCTACGTTACGGCGATTGACGAACGTTTTGGTACAAAAGAGGAGCTGGAGGAGCTTTTGGAGACGGCGCACAGCCACGGTTTGAATGTGATTCTGGACTATGTAGCCAACCACGTCCATATCAACAGCCCCATCCTCAAGGAACATCCCGACTGGACTACACCTGCAAAAACCCCCGACGGGCGCGACAATCTGGAGCTTTGGGACGAGTTCCGCCTGACAACGTGGTTCGACAAACATATTCCCACGCTCGATTTGGAGCGTGCCGCCGTCTATGAGCCTATGACCGATTCGGCACTCTACTGGATTGCAAACTTCGACTTCGACGGTTTTCGCCACGATGCCACAAAACATATCCCCGAAACCTACTGGCGAACTCTAACCGCCAAAATGAAACAACGTTTTCCGGATAGGGATTTGTACCAAATCGGAGAAACCTACGGCTCGCCCGAATTGATAAACAGCTATGTGAAGAGTGGTATGCTCGATGCGCAGTTCGACTTCAACGTCTATGACGCGGCAACCTCGGCAATCGGCAGCTCGCAGGGCTCTATGCGCTCGTTAGCCTCTGCCCTGCAAAGTTCATTGGATACTTATGGTTATCACAACCTTATGGGCTATATAACGGGCAATCACGACCGTGCACGTTTTATATCCCTTGCGGGAGGCTCGCTCTCTTTTGACGAAAATGCCAAGGCGGCAGGCTGGACACGCAAAATCACGGTTGGTGACTCCTCGAGCTACGATAAACTCTCTCTCTTAGAGGCGTTTATATTTACCATACCGGGTGTCCCCACTGTTTATCAGGGTGATGACTATGGCATCCCCGGAGGCAATGACCCCGACAATCGCCATATGATGATTTTCAATGACTACAACCCTCGCCAGCAGAAGGTCAAGGATAATCTCAAAAAATTGGCAACACTGCGCAAAGGTAATTTGGCGTTGATTTACGGAGATATGGTGCCCCTTTATGCAGACGACAATGTGATGGTCTTTGTGCGCAACTATATGGGAAATGTCGCCGTGGTTGGTCTCAATAAGTCCGACAAAGAGCAGGTGGTGGATGTGACAATTCCCATCGGTTTGGATTTGTCGAAAGTAAGCGCTAACTTTGGCAATGCGCTCAATATTAGTAATAACAATATTAAAATTACCCTTGCGCCACTCTCGTTCGAAGTAGCAACAAACTAA
- a CDS encoding 1,4-alpha-glucan branching enzyme: MQKIFLIAAAFLVACTGTPKTVEADPNWAVDGTIYELNTRQFTPEGTFKAATAQLEKIKDLGVDIIWVMPIQPIGKKDRKGTLGSYYAIADYTAFNPEFGTRADFEEFVAKAHSLGMKVILDWVANHTSPDNVWAANPGWHKRDSLGQMKIQYDWYDIVELDYENQDMRRAMIDAMLFWQDSMGVDGFRCDMAMLVPTDFWESAVGELKAKNPNLFMLSEAEEVDLTEKAFDMHYAWDLHHTMNALTQGKIAADSLWRYFDKKNGNFPKRAYPMVFTSNHDENSHAGTEFARMGEKGARAMAAFTYIVPGMPLIYTGQEFGSDKQLRFFDKDTILRNENAPQFKMYQDLNKLRKSNKALWSGEAGGDLVRLENDKPSQVFSAKRSVEGDEVMAVFNFSNEPVTVTVNGLTGKMKQFPMGEQVELKETMDLQPFEYKIYSTL; encoded by the coding sequence ATGCAAAAAATATTTCTCATTGCCGCCGCATTCTTAGTAGCCTGCACCGGCACACCAAAAACCGTCGAGGCAGACCCCAACTGGGCTGTGGACGGGACTATCTACGAGCTAAATACACGTCAATTTACCCCCGAGGGTACTTTCAAGGCGGCAACGGCTCAATTAGAAAAGATTAAAGATTTGGGCGTGGATATTATCTGGGTTATGCCCATTCAGCCCATCGGCAAGAAAGACCGTAAGGGCACTCTCGGCTCGTACTACGCAATCGCGGACTACACCGCCTTTAACCCCGAGTTTGGCACACGTGCCGATTTCGAGGAGTTTGTCGCCAAGGCTCACTCACTGGGAATGAAGGTTATCTTGGATTGGGTGGCTAACCACACCTCTCCCGATAATGTTTGGGCAGCGAACCCCGGCTGGCACAAGCGCGACTCGCTCGGGCAGATGAAGATTCAGTACGACTGGTACGATATTGTGGAGCTCGACTACGAGAATCAAGATATGCGCCGTGCAATGATTGATGCGATGCTCTTTTGGCAGGACTCAATGGGCGTGGATGGTTTCCGCTGCGATATGGCAATGCTCGTTCCCACCGACTTTTGGGAAAGTGCTGTCGGGGAGCTTAAAGCCAAGAATCCTAACCTCTTTATGCTCTCCGAGGCAGAGGAGGTAGACCTCACCGAAAAGGCTTTCGATATGCACTATGCGTGGGATTTACACCACACTATGAACGCTCTGACTCAGGGTAAAATCGCAGCCGACTCCCTATGGCGTTATTTCGACAAGAAGAACGGCAACTTCCCCAAACGCGCCTATCCGATGGTCTTTACCTCTAACCACGACGAAAATAGCCACGCCGGCACGGAGTTTGCGCGTATGGGCGAGAAAGGTGCCCGGGCGATGGCTGCATTTACATATATTGTGCCGGGTATGCCGTTGATTTACACCGGGCAGGAGTTTGGTTCAGACAAGCAGCTACGCTTTTTCGATAAAGATACCATCCTCAGAAACGAAAATGCTCCACAGTTCAAGATGTATCAGGATTTGAATAAGTTGCGCAAATCAAATAAGGCTCTTTGGAGCGGCGAAGCAGGTGGCGATTTGGTACGTTTGGAGAATGACAAACCCTCACAGGTATTCTCGGCAAAGCGCTCCGTAGAAGGTGATGAGGTAATGGCGGTATTTAATTTTTCTAATGAGCCTGTCACGGTTACCGTAAATGGTCTTACAGGAAAAATGAAGCAATTTCCTATGGGTGAGCAAGTCGAGCTAAAAGAGACAATGGATTTACAACCGTTCGAGTATAAAATCTATTCGACTCTATGA
- a CDS encoding putative esterase: protein MKKLLAATMLLATFALKAQKIEYHNALASEYVATRNVEVWLPKEYANEPERRFPVLYMHDGQNVFNPATSYTGTAWEADSTAGAMIAAGRIEPMIIVAVWNSPKRFQEYCPQKPVAEADLEVRDYLNNLRKDYQKELVADEYLKFLVTELKPFIDKTYRTKTDARNTSICGSSMGGLISMYAICEYPDVFGQAACVSTHWPLGYNNDNPAVSQVLKNYFNKYVPSPLNHRLYFDHGTATLDALYEVHQNQVDEIMVAKGYERGRNWDTKKFEGAIHTESAWRDRFDIILTFLYGK from the coding sequence ATGAAAAAGTTATTAGCAGCAACGATGCTTTTGGCAACATTTGCACTTAAAGCTCAAAAAATCGAATATCACAACGCCCTTGCGTCGGAGTATGTGGCGACGCGAAATGTGGAGGTCTGGTTGCCAAAGGAGTATGCTAATGAGCCGGAACGAAGATTCCCCGTGCTGTATATGCACGACGGGCAGAATGTCTTCAACCCGGCAACCTCTTACACCGGTACAGCTTGGGAGGCTGACTCGACGGCAGGGGCAATGATAGCTGCGGGCAGAATCGAACCTATGATTATTGTGGCGGTGTGGAATTCGCCCAAGCGTTTTCAGGAGTACTGCCCTCAAAAACCTGTTGCCGAGGCTGATTTGGAAGTGCGTGATTATCTGAACAATCTTCGCAAAGATTATCAAAAAGAGTTGGTTGCGGATGAATATCTCAAATTTTTGGTGACTGAACTTAAACCATTCATAGACAAAACATACCGCACAAAGACCGATGCGAGAAACACCTCGATTTGCGGCTCGTCTATGGGCGGCTTGATTTCGATGTATGCCATTTGTGAGTATCCCGACGTTTTTGGGCAGGCAGCCTGCGTTTCGACACACTGGCCCCTTGGATACAACAATGATAATCCGGCAGTGAGTCAAGTTCTCAAAAACTATTTCAATAAATACGTCCCCTCGCCCCTGAACCATCGTCTCTACTTCGACCACGGCACGGCAACCTTAGATGCCCTCTATGAAGTACACCAAAACCAAGTGGATGAGATTATGGTGGCAAAGGGTTACGAAAGGGGTAGAAATTGGGATACAAAAAAGTTTGAAGGAGCTATTCACACTGAATCTGCTTGGCGCGACAGATTTGATATAATCCTGACCTTTCTCTACGGGAAATAA
- a CDS encoding Neopullulanase, whose amino-acid sequence MKILLPLMAAALLLACGETKTVDAPLATKEQLSRVEPLNWWVGMANPVVQIMFYGSDLAGSEVAINSKDFTIEKVSSSTTSKNYLFVDVRVGKNAKAGEYDFILTKGGESIKVPYQFLERREGSAQRESYTSADAVYLLMPDRFAQGKIDTSEIVDLLTDRSEPYARHGGNLQGMIDRLDYIASLGMTAIWSTPLWDDREKGGSYHGYASSDFYRIHPLYGTNELYKTYVAEAHKKGLKIIMDLVPNHSGIDHWWMADLPFEDWVNNGGEYKQTRYAQTSQFDPHASLSDLENNTDGWFVANMPDLNLRNDFMLNYLAQNAIWWAEYSDLDGFRVDTYPYNDKWKAAEWTQKILDEYPRINIVGECWVNEPAFVSYWDSRTKNNDGYNSKLPSVMDFPLQGAINNAIQLDEVQGWNQGAMEIYFILAHDFLFQDPNTLMIFAENHDTDRLAHFTKSNAAKQMIVYSLLATMRGTPQLYYGSEVLLRGDQKRGHGGQRVDFPGGWASDARNLFTGDGITASEDSVLQHVRKLFNWRKDVKAIHTGKMTQFFPEVPENLYVYGRYNDNELVFVVLNMNAAARDVKWEKYMELFDGYTTGNDIVSGNQVRVGEPLTLSARSSAVVHFKK is encoded by the coding sequence ATGAAAATACTACTACCCCTTATGGCTGCTGCACTACTTTTAGCTTGCGGTGAAACCAAAACAGTTGATGCTCCCCTTGCAACCAAAGAGCAACTCTCACGCGTTGAACCACTGAATTGGTGGGTTGGTATGGCTAACCCCGTTGTACAAATTATGTTCTATGGAAGTGATTTGGCGGGGTCTGAGGTTGCCATCAACTCCAAAGATTTTACGATAGAAAAAGTTTCATCGTCCACCACCAGCAAGAATTATCTCTTTGTGGATGTGCGCGTTGGAAAGAACGCAAAGGCGGGGGAGTACGATTTTATCTTGACCAAAGGGGGCGAGTCAATAAAAGTGCCATATCAATTCCTCGAACGGCGCGAGGGTTCTGCTCAGAGGGAGAGTTACACTTCGGCAGATGCGGTCTACCTGCTTATGCCCGACAGATTTGCACAAGGAAAAATTGACACCTCAGAAATTGTCGATCTACTCACCGACCGCAGCGAACCCTATGCCCGTCACGGTGGCAACCTTCAGGGTATGATAGACCGATTGGACTATATAGCCTCATTGGGTATGACTGCCATTTGGAGTACTCCGCTGTGGGACGACCGCGAAAAAGGGGGCTCGTATCACGGCTACGCCTCTTCAGATTTTTATAGGATTCACCCCCTCTATGGCACAAACGAACTCTATAAAACTTATGTAGCGGAGGCACATAAAAAAGGACTAAAAATTATTATGGACTTAGTGCCCAACCATAGCGGCATCGACCACTGGTGGATGGCGGATTTGCCCTTTGAGGATTGGGTGAACAACGGCGGTGAGTATAAGCAGACCCGCTATGCTCAGACTTCGCAATTCGACCCGCACGCCTCGCTATCCGACCTCGAAAATAATACGGACGGATGGTTTGTTGCCAATATGCCCGACCTGAATCTACGCAACGATTTTATGCTTAACTATCTGGCGCAAAATGCCATCTGGTGGGCTGAGTACTCGGACTTAGACGGATTCCGCGTGGATACATACCCCTATAACGACAAGTGGAAGGCGGCAGAGTGGACACAGAAGATTTTGGACGAATACCCCCGAATTAATATCGTGGGTGAGTGCTGGGTGAATGAGCCTGCCTTTGTAAGCTATTGGGATTCACGTACAAAGAACAATGACGGGTATAACTCTAAGTTGCCTTCTGTTATGGATTTCCCGTTGCAGGGGGCAATAAATAATGCCATTCAGTTGGACGAGGTTCAGGGTTGGAATCAGGGGGCAATGGAGATATATTTCATTCTGGCTCACGATTTCCTATTCCAAGACCCCAATACGTTGATGATTTTTGCCGAAAATCACGACACCGACCGCTTGGCTCACTTCACCAAGTCGAACGCCGCCAAGCAGATGATTGTCTATTCACTGTTGGCAACTATGCGTGGCACGCCTCAGCTCTATTACGGCTCGGAGGTTCTCCTACGTGGCGACCAAAAGCGTGGACACGGCGGACAACGCGTCGATTTCCCCGGTGGGTGGGCATCAGATGCGCGTAATCTCTTCACCGGTGATGGTATCACAGCAAGCGAAGATAGCGTTTTGCAACACGTGCGCAAACTATTTAATTGGCGTAAAGATGTCAAAGCAATCCATACGGGCAAAATGACCCAATTCTTTCCCGAAGTTCCCGAGAACCTATATGTCTATGGACGTTATAATGACAATGAATTGGTCTTTGTGGTTCTGAATATGAATGCCGCAGCACGCGATGTGAAGTGGGAGAAATATATGGAGCTATTCGATGGCTACACCACAGGTAATGACATTGTTAGCGGCAACCAAGTGAGAGTGGGCGAGCCACTAACGCTCTCCGCCCGTTCCTCGGCGGTGGTGCATTTCAAAAAGTAG
- a CDS encoding Na+/H+ antiporter NhaC, protein MKNPTIIQSITPIVLLLGLIMSNVFVVPDDTLAGANQLSLLLASFVAGVIAIYNRVSWTMLMQGIVHTITAALPAMMILLMVGILSGSWMVSGVIPTMIYYGLNVLRPEFFLPACVVITAAVSVATGSSWSTVATVGVALLGIGSAMGFNEAYTAGAIISGAYFGDKVSPLSDTTNLASAVTDTELFAHIRYMMQSTIPTIVLTILAFVAITIFTEGGTAEVSKVDEFQSIIASTYNIHWGLLIVPILTIYLIIKKIPAVPVLLIGSLMAILVAALFQQEFLSTLCQGDLTVEKGYEILMRSMYGTTEPQTANGEVNKLLTTGGMGGMMGTIWLILTAMIFGGIMEAGHFLERITEAILSRVQSRGGLVTTATGSCLLFNITAGDQYMSIVVPGKMFVNAFRRSGLESRLLSRTLEDGATATSVLIPWNTCGATQASVLGVATLTYLPFAFFCWLSPLMTLFLAWSGIGVVKSTRRD, encoded by the coding sequence ATGAAAAACCCTACCATAATACAATCTATCACCCCAATAGTTCTACTGTTGGGGTTGATTATGTCTAATGTTTTCGTCGTGCCCGATGACACTCTTGCGGGGGCAAATCAACTATCATTGCTTCTGGCATCGTTTGTGGCGGGGGTGATTGCGATATATAATCGGGTGAGCTGGACGATGTTGATGCAGGGCATTGTACACACCATCACGGCGGCACTGCCGGCGATGATGATACTGCTGATGGTAGGGATATTGTCGGGCTCGTGGATGGTTAGTGGAGTGATTCCCACGATGATATACTATGGATTGAATGTTCTGCGTCCGGAGTTTTTTCTGCCTGCCTGTGTGGTGATTACCGCGGCAGTGTCGGTGGCGACGGGCAGCTCGTGGAGCACGGTGGCAACGGTGGGGGTGGCACTGCTGGGCATAGGCTCGGCAATGGGATTCAATGAGGCTTACACGGCGGGCGCGATTATTTCCGGTGCATACTTCGGAGATAAGGTCTCGCCACTGTCAGACACCACAAACCTAGCCTCGGCAGTTACGGATACCGAACTTTTTGCACACATACGCTATATGATGCAGAGCACAATTCCCACTATCGTGCTCACTATCTTGGCTTTTGTGGCAATAACCATCTTCACGGAGGGAGGCACGGCTGAAGTGTCGAAGGTCGATGAATTTCAGAGTATCATAGCCTCCACATATAACATTCATTGGGGGCTGCTCATAGTTCCTATACTAACAATTTATTTGATAATCAAGAAAATACCGGCAGTGCCCGTACTGCTCATAGGCTCACTGATGGCTATTTTAGTGGCGGCACTATTTCAGCAGGAGTTTCTCTCAACGCTCTGCCAAGGAGACTTGACCGTAGAGAAAGGCTATGAAATATTGATGCGTTCGATGTATGGGACGACCGAACCACAGACCGCAAACGGAGAGGTAAATAAGCTGCTCACAACGGGTGGTATGGGTGGAATGATGGGCACTATATGGCTGATATTAACGGCAATGATTTTTGGCGGCATAATGGAAGCAGGGCACTTTTTGGAGCGAATCACGGAAGCTATACTCTCACGGGTGCAATCACGCGGGGGATTGGTAACAACGGCTACGGGCTCTTGCCTGCTCTTCAACATAACTGCCGGCGACCAATATATGTCCATTGTTGTTCCGGGCAAGATGTTTGTTAATGCCTTCAGACGTTCGGGATTAGAGAGCCGCCTGCTCAGTCGAACGCTTGAGGATGGGGCAACGGCAACCTCGGTGCTCATTCCTTGGAACACCTGCGGTGCAACGCAAGCCTCGGTGCTCGGCGTTGCCACACTCACCTACCTGCCCTTTGCCTTCTTCTGTTGGCTCTCGCCGCTGATGACGCTATTTTTGGCTTGGAGCGGAATTGGGGTTGTCAAGAGCACAAGAAGGGATTAG
- a CDS encoding TsaC protein (YrdC domain) required for threonylcarbamoyladenosine t(6)A37 modification in tRNA: MDEITQAVEVLKRGGIILYPTDTVWGVGCDATNGEAVEKIYALKKRTDKLSMIVLVDSADNIVRYVRQVPEVAWDLLNLSDKPLTLIMPEGVGVAQNLLPPEKTIAIRIPDNDFCREVIRKLRRPLVSTSANISGEKSPANFNEITQIIKDGVDLIVDRKFERGATGKPSSIIKLGLTGEVEIIRN; the protein is encoded by the coding sequence ATGGATGAGATTACACAAGCGGTAGAGGTGCTAAAGCGCGGAGGCATAATTCTGTACCCTACGGATACGGTTTGGGGAGTGGGATGCGATGCCACAAATGGGGAGGCGGTTGAGAAAATTTATGCACTAAAAAAACGGACAGACAAACTTTCGATGATAGTTCTTGTCGATTCCGCAGACAATATTGTGCGTTATGTGCGCCAAGTGCCCGAGGTGGCTTGGGATTTACTGAACCTATCGGACAAGCCTTTGACGCTGATTATGCCTGAGGGTGTAGGTGTTGCGCAAAATCTGCTGCCACCCGAGAAGACAATTGCCATTCGTATTCCCGACAACGACTTCTGTCGTGAGGTGATACGCAAGCTGCGCCGTCCGCTGGTTTCGACCTCGGCTAATATTTCGGGCGAAAAAAGCCCTGCCAATTTCAATGAGATTACACAAATTATTAAGGACGGTGTAGATTTAATTGTTGATAGAAAATTTGAGCGTGGAGCCACCGGTAAGCCCTCGAGTATCATTAAACTCGGATTAACAGGCGAAGTGGAGATAATTAGAAATTAG
- a CDS encoding PaaD-like protein (DUF59) involved in Fe-S cluster assembly — translation MTAAEIIEVEKNIIYTLKNIYDPEIPVNIYDLGLIYEIDYSPERVATVRMTLTAPNCPMADELLQQVNDDVAKVEGVEKVDVILTFEPAWDRSLISEEAMLELGLI, via the coding sequence ATGACTGCAGCTGAGATTATTGAAGTAGAAAAAAATATAATCTACACACTTAAAAATATTTATGACCCCGAGATACCGGTCAATATCTATGACCTGGGGTTGATATACGAGATTGACTATTCGCCCGAGCGGGTAGCCACTGTTCGTATGACCCTCACTGCGCCCAACTGCCCGATGGCGGACGAGCTACTGCAGCAGGTGAATGACGATGTGGCTAAGGTGGAGGGAGTAGAGAAGGTAGATGTGATACTAACATTTGAGCCGGCTTGGGACAGAAGTCTGATTTCCGAGGAGGCTATGCTTGAATTGGGATTGATATAA
- a CDS encoding Cell division protein FtsH, with the protein MGNNNMTGGNKSPLGNAPSPRFNMMWVWGIIAAGLVIWSFMSPSTAQSEITWRDFSEKILPSGNVEKIVVVNQRVVEIYVKHDKIAIYQKEDKYKNIPESGAQFYFTVGALEKFQNDYDRLVEEKGLINAPDLTFVEKDNGWSDIIFNVLIIAAMIGFWIFIMRRMSGGGGPGGVMNVGKSKARIFDKENDTKVTFKDVAGLGEAKVEVMEVVDFLKNPQKYSELGGKIPKGALLVGPPGTGKTLLAKAVAGEANVPFFSMSGSDFVEMFVGVGASRVRDLFKQAKDKAPCIVFIDEIDAIGRARSKNNGWSSNDERENTLNQLLTEMDGFGTNAGVIILAATNRADILDKALLRAGRFDRQIQVDLPEIKEREAIFGVHLQKLKLDPALDTAFLAKQTPGFSGADIANVCNEAALIAARNNKAQVEKQDFLDAIDRIIGGLERKNKVYKEAEKRAIAYHEAGHATVSWFLKYAHPLIKVTIIPRGKALGAAWYLPDERQITTREQLTHEMASLLGGRAAEDLVFGQMFSGALNDLERTSKMAYAMIAYYGMSEKLGNVSYFDSSGQAEMAFSKPYSENTAIEIDREVKALIDDCYAIAKNILKEHRQGLDNLANMLFEREVIFTEDLEEIFGKRETGE; encoded by the coding sequence ATGGGAAACAATAATATGACAGGTGGCAATAAGTCGCCGCTGGGTAATGCCCCCTCACCACGTTTCAATATGATGTGGGTGTGGGGTATTATTGCGGCGGGGTTGGTTATTTGGTCGTTTATGAGCCCTTCAACGGCTCAGAGCGAAATTACGTGGCGAGATTTCAGCGAAAAGATTCTCCCAAGCGGAAATGTAGAGAAGATAGTAGTTGTAAATCAACGCGTTGTTGAGATATATGTTAAACACGATAAAATAGCCATCTATCAGAAAGAAGATAAATATAAAAATATCCCCGAGTCGGGTGCGCAATTCTACTTCACTGTAGGCGCGCTCGAAAAATTTCAGAACGACTACGATAGATTGGTCGAAGAGAAGGGGTTGATTAATGCTCCCGATTTGACCTTTGTGGAGAAGGATAACGGCTGGAGCGACATAATATTCAATGTGTTGATTATCGCGGCGATGATTGGCTTTTGGATATTTATTATGCGCCGTATGTCCGGCGGAGGCGGACCGGGAGGAGTGATGAACGTAGGCAAATCTAAGGCGCGAATCTTTGATAAAGAGAACGATACCAAAGTGACTTTCAAAGATGTAGCAGGATTGGGGGAGGCAAAGGTAGAGGTAATGGAGGTTGTGGACTTTCTGAAAAACCCGCAAAAATATAGTGAGCTAGGAGGTAAGATTCCAAAGGGCGCACTGCTTGTGGGACCTCCGGGAACGGGTAAAACGCTGCTGGCGAAGGCTGTGGCGGGTGAGGCTAACGTGCCGTTCTTCTCGATGAGTGGCTCGGACTTTGTGGAGATGTTCGTGGGGGTGGGTGCTTCGCGGGTTCGCGACTTGTTCAAGCAGGCGAAGGACAAAGCCCCTTGTATCGTTTTTATTGATGAGATTGATGCTATCGGTCGTGCCCGCTCCAAAAACAATGGATGGTCATCGAATGACGAGCGAGAAAACACTCTTAACCAGCTTCTTACAGAGATGGACGGCTTCGGCACAAACGCGGGAGTAATTATCCTTGCCGCAACAAACCGTGCCGATATTTTGGATAAGGCGCTACTTCGTGCCGGACGTTTTGATAGACAAATTCAGGTAGATTTACCTGAGATTAAGGAGCGTGAAGCGATTTTTGGGGTTCACCTTCAAAAGCTCAAATTAGACCCCGCATTGGACACAGCCTTTTTGGCAAAGCAGACTCCCGGTTTCTCGGGTGCGGATATTGCAAATGTCTGCAACGAGGCAGCATTGATTGCTGCACGCAATAATAAGGCTCAAGTCGAAAAACAGGACTTTTTAGATGCTATCGACCGAATTATTGGCGGTTTGGAGCGTAAAAATAAGGTCTACAAAGAGGCTGAAAAACGCGCCATTGCCTATCACGAGGCAGGACACGCAACGGTTAGTTGGTTTTTGAAGTATGCACATCCACTCATCAAGGTTACTATTATCCCGCGCGGTAAGGCACTTGGTGCGGCGTGGTATCTGCCTGATGAGCGCCAGATTACTACTCGTGAGCAGCTCACCCACGAGATGGCATCGCTGTTGGGCGGACGTGCGGCTGAGGATTTAGTTTTCGGGCAGATGTTCAGCGGTGCACTCAACGACTTGGAGCGAACCTCGAAGATGGCTTACGCAATGATTGCATACTACGGTATGAGCGAGAAGTTGGGTAATGTGAGCTATTTCGATAGTTCGGGACAGGCAGAGATGGCTTTCTCTAAACCCTATTCCGAAAACACAGCCATTGAGATTGACCGCGAGGTGAAGGCTTTGATTGATGATTGTTACGCCATAGCTAAGAATATTTTGAAAGAGCACCGCCAGGGGCTTGACAACTTGGCAAATATGCTCTTCGAGCGCGAAGTTATCTTCACCGAAGACCTCGAAGAGATTTTCGGTAAACGAGAAACAGGCGAATAA